The Chryseobacterium suipulveris genome window below encodes:
- a CDS encoding type III PLP-dependent enzyme domain-containing protein → MKIKYSELIDQTLYFPTEEFNVSENQLQFHDIPLMEVVEKFGTPLKFNYLPKISMNIQRAKAWFKEAFELNEYTKNYRYCYCTKSSHFAFVLEEALKNDISIETSSAYDMDIVKSLYDKGKVDKNIEVICNGFKTDDYLQKISEMINNGFENITPILDNYRELDKLTESIDVTFDIGIRIASEEEPKFEFYTSRLGIGYKDIIPYYSQKIAEHPNARLKMLHFFINTGIKDTAYYWNELYKCLRVYARLKKIAPEVDSLNIGGGFPIKTSLNFDYDYQYMVNEIVSQIKKFCEEEGVEEPNIYTEFGSFTVGESGGHLYKIISQKRQNDREKWNMIDSSFMTTLPDTWAISRHFIMLPINRWDDTYERVFLGGLTCDSDDYYNSEQHTNAIYLPVFSDTKPLYIGFFHTGAYQETIGGYGGVHHCLMPQPKHILIDKDEEGNFVYTVFREEQQPEDVLKLLGY, encoded by the coding sequence ATGAAAATTAAATATTCAGAGCTCATCGACCAAACCCTGTATTTCCCGACGGAAGAATTCAACGTTTCGGAAAATCAACTCCAGTTCCACGATATTCCTTTGATGGAGGTCGTCGAAAAGTTTGGGACTCCCCTGAAATTTAATTATCTGCCAAAAATCTCGATGAACATCCAGCGCGCAAAAGCGTGGTTCAAGGAAGCGTTTGAACTCAACGAGTACACGAAAAACTATCGTTACTGTTACTGCACCAAATCCAGCCATTTTGCATTTGTATTGGAGGAAGCTTTAAAAAACGACATCTCGATCGAAACTTCTTCCGCTTATGATATGGATATTGTGAAATCCCTTTATGACAAAGGAAAGGTTGACAAAAATATCGAAGTGATCTGTAACGGTTTTAAGACTGACGACTATCTTCAGAAAATCTCTGAAATGATCAACAACGGTTTCGAAAATATTACTCCGATCCTCGACAACTACCGTGAACTCGACAAACTTACCGAAAGCATCGACGTGACTTTCGACATCGGGATCCGAATCGCATCGGAAGAGGAGCCGAAGTTTGAATTCTACACCTCGAGATTAGGAATTGGTTATAAAGACATTATTCCTTACTACTCCCAGAAAATCGCGGAACATCCGAATGCGCGCTTGAAAATGCTGCATTTCTTCATCAATACAGGGATTAAAGACACCGCGTATTATTGGAACGAATTGTATAAATGTCTCCGGGTTTACGCACGTTTGAAAAAAATTGCGCCGGAAGTGGATTCCCTGAATATTGGTGGCGGTTTCCCGATCAAGACCTCTCTGAATTTCGATTACGATTACCAGTATATGGTGAATGAAATCGTTTCACAGATCAAGAAATTCTGTGAGGAAGAAGGCGTGGAAGAACCGAACATTTACACCGAATTTGGAAGTTTTACCGTAGGCGAAAGCGGGGGTCATCTCTACAAAATCATTTCACAGAAAAGGCAGAACGACAGGGAAAAATGGAACATGATCGATTCTTCTTTTATGACCACGCTTCCCGACACTTGGGCGATTTCGAGACACTTCATTATGCTCCCGATCAACCGTTGGGACGATACTTATGAGCGGGTTTTCCTTGGCGGATTAACCTGCGATTCCGACGATTATTACAATTCCGAACAGCATACAAACGCCATTTATCTCCCTGTTTTTAGTGACACAAAACCTTTGTACATCGGGTTTTTCCATACAGGAGCTTATCAGGAAACCATCGGTGGATACGGCGGAGTTCACCACTGCTTGATGCCGCAACCGAAACACATTCTCATCGACAAAGACGAGGAAGGAAACTTTGTTTACACCGTTTTCCGCGAGGAACAGCAACCTGAAGATGTGCTGAAGCTTTTGGGGTATTAA
- a CDS encoding thiamine diphosphokinase, with amino-acid sequence MTNLNNDEHKNPPPLKEDLGGGFALLFINGEPPKDLPEIDGYDLICCSDGAFRYLKEKNFPMEKLDFVSGDFDSHTIADDELYREKFIFTPDQDKTDFEKSLEILRKKGIKKVDVYGASGGEMDHFLGNLTVGFKFKDDLELTFYDNFSRYFFSPKKLVLENVKGKMISLYPFPIAENIITAGLNWPLNKESLSITSRIGTRNFASDEKVTIEFEKGELIVFVEN; translated from the coding sequence ATGACCAACCTGAATAATGACGAACATAAAAATCCCCCTCCTTTGAAGGAGGATTTAGGGGGAGGATTTGCTCTTTTGTTCATCAACGGCGAACCGCCGAAAGATCTTCCCGAAATTGACGGCTATGATTTGATTTGCTGTTCCGACGGTGCTTTCCGCTATTTAAAGGAAAAAAACTTTCCTATGGAAAAACTGGATTTTGTCTCTGGAGATTTTGATTCACACACGATTGCAGATGACGAGCTGTACCGCGAGAAGTTCATCTTCACTCCCGATCAGGATAAGACGGATTTCGAAAAGTCACTGGAAATTCTACGGAAAAAAGGAATAAAGAAAGTAGATGTGTATGGAGCGAGCGGTGGTGAGATGGATCACTTTCTGGGGAACCTAACCGTGGGCTTTAAGTTTAAAGATGATTTGGAGCTAACTTTCTACGATAATTTTTCAAGATATTTTTTCTCACCTAAAAAGTTAGTTTTGGAAAACGTGAAAGGAAAAATGATTTCTCTTTACCCATTTCCTATTGCGGAAAATATTATCACCGCAGGATTGAACTGGCCATTAAACAAAGAAAGCTTGTCGATCACTTCAAGGATTGGAACAAGAAATTTTGCTTCAGATGAAAAGGTCACCATTGAATTCGAAAAAGGTGAGCTGATTGTTTTTGTTGAAAACTAA
- a CDS encoding cob(I)yrinic acid a,c-diamide adenosyltransferase, translating to MKIYTKTGDKGQTALYGGTRVSKASARVESYGNIDELNSFIGVAKCEITDAKVISQLKKIQFDLFTVGSESATPTDKLTLANGKSRLTLMISEEEIQELENWMDEYEPQLEPLQYFILPGGGKAATALHVCRTVCRRAERSLVFLNESEEVRPELIKYLNRLSDYLFVLARYVSKLHGDTEEFWNPNNR from the coding sequence ATGAAAATCTATACCAAAACGGGCGACAAAGGTCAAACCGCGCTTTACGGCGGAACCCGCGTTTCAAAAGCTTCCGCGAGAGTTGAATCTTACGGAAATATCGACGAGCTCAACTCTTTTATCGGAGTGGCAAAATGTGAGATCACTGACGCAAAGGTCATCTCGCAATTGAAAAAAATTCAGTTCGATTTATTTACCGTCGGTTCGGAATCGGCGACACCAACTGATAAACTGACTTTGGCCAATGGAAAGTCCCGCCTTACCTTGATGATTTCCGAAGAAGAAATTCAGGAACTCGAAAACTGGATGGACGAATATGAACCGCAACTGGAGCCGCTTCAGTACTTTATTCTTCCAGGTGGCGGAAAAGCAGCAACCGCACTTCACGTTTGCAGAACGGTTTGCCGAAGAGCGGAGCGCAGTCTTGTTTTTCTGAATGAATCAGAAGAAGTACGACCGGAATTGATTAAATACCTCAACCGACTTTCAGATTATCTTTTTGTTTTGGCAAGATACGTCTCAAAATTACACGGCGACACCGAAGAATTTTGGAATCCAAATAACAGGTAG
- a CDS encoding alpha/beta hydrolase family protein, which yields MKTIHLKTSDQVPIAATFFEPVDSNGKLLLINSATGVKQQIYFSFAKYFAERGFTVITYDYRGIGLSKPEKIKGFQASMRIWGTEDYKTLTQFIDKYYKGFRKFCLGHSVGALILGMNPDSLLFEKFIFVATQDAYFGHLKTKVAVTALFGFGIAVPATTKLLGYFPAHWFGLGESLPKGAALDWKTLILNKKSTSKLFEKIGKDYSKELTQDTFIIHAEDDSWVTEKGMESLMHTAYPNLKKTYREVKVAESEKREIGHVNFFRSFNKNLWEIILNELK from the coding sequence ATGAAAACCATCCATCTGAAAACTTCCGATCAAGTTCCCATTGCGGCAACGTTTTTCGAACCCGTCGATTCCAACGGGAAACTGCTGCTCATCAATTCGGCAACGGGAGTAAAACAGCAGATTTATTTTTCTTTTGCTAAATATTTTGCGGAACGCGGGTTCACTGTCATCACCTACGATTACCGAGGAATCGGACTTTCGAAACCAGAAAAAATAAAAGGTTTCCAAGCATCGATGCGGATTTGGGGAACTGAAGACTACAAAACGCTCACTCAGTTTATCGACAAATATTACAAGGGTTTCCGGAAGTTTTGTCTTGGTCATTCCGTCGGTGCGCTGATTTTGGGGATGAATCCCGATTCTCTGTTATTTGAAAAATTTATTTTCGTCGCCACACAGGATGCCTATTTCGGACATCTAAAAACGAAAGTCGCAGTTACCGCACTTTTCGGTTTTGGAATCGCTGTTCCCGCTACGACAAAGCTTTTGGGATACTTTCCTGCGCATTGGTTTGGTTTGGGTGAGTCGCTTCCGAAAGGAGCCGCGTTGGATTGGAAAACTTTGATCCTCAACAAGAAATCGACCAGCAAGCTTTTTGAGAAAATCGGCAAGGATTATTCCAAAGAATTGACTCAAGACACCTTCATCATCCACGCCGAAGACGATTCGTGGGTGACCGAAAAAGGCATGGAAAGCTTGATGCACACTGCGTATCCGAACCTAAAGAAAACCTACCGAGAAGTGAAAGTCGCCGAATCCGAGAAAAGAGAAATTGGGCATGTCAACTTTTTCAGAAGTTTTAATAAAAATCTGTGGGAGATTATTCTAAATGAATTGAAGTAA
- a CDS encoding ribokinase — protein sequence MTITSEQPKIIVVGSSSIDLVLNTSHLPKPNETVIADRSESFFGGKGANQAVGTARLRANVYFISCVGMDPLGQQIMRNLVEEGVNVGFVAETEDAPTGTAYVTTSEGINSIVVVPASNYHLKRRHIMEAEKFFISADLILIQLEIPMETVEFTVQLAKKHGKKVGVYAAPAKKLSAEVIEDASFIVAKSNELSTIFGHEVREEIVRKYPNKLFVRDDSNSTTYFDGSEMKYYRNHHDSVLHKMGMGDAFTSGFAVALCHGNTIDECVKFGNDVSLKVTRNSGSQSGLPYLKDFLKD from the coding sequence ATGACCATTACTTCAGAACAACCGAAAATTATTGTTGTAGGCAGCTCGTCCATCGATTTGGTGCTCAACACCTCACATCTTCCGAAACCCAACGAAACGGTAATAGCGGATAGGTCTGAAAGTTTTTTCGGCGGTAAAGGTGCAAATCAGGCGGTAGGAACTGCGCGACTCAGAGCAAATGTATATTTCATCAGCTGCGTGGGAATGGATCCGCTTGGTCAGCAAATTATGAGAAACCTTGTTGAAGAGGGTGTCAATGTCGGATTTGTTGCAGAAACGGAAGATGCACCGACTGGAACAGCTTACGTGACGACTTCTGAGGGAATCAATTCTATTGTCGTGGTTCCGGCTTCAAATTATCATTTGAAACGGCGACATATTATGGAGGCAGAAAAGTTCTTCATCTCCGCAGATTTGATTTTGATCCAACTCGAAATTCCGATGGAAACTGTGGAATTTACCGTGCAGCTTGCCAAGAAACACGGTAAAAAAGTCGGTGTTTATGCCGCACCTGCAAAGAAACTTTCAGCAGAAGTAATTGAAGACGCGAGTTTTATTGTCGCCAAAAGCAACGAACTTTCCACGATTTTCGGTCACGAGGTTCGGGAGGAAATTGTCAGAAAATATCCCAACAAACTTTTCGTGCGCGACGATTCCAATTCCACGACGTACTTCGATGGTTCTGAAATGAAATATTACCGCAATCATCACGATTCCGTGCTACACAAAATGGGAATGGGCGATGCTTTCACCTCTGGTTTTGCAGTCGCACTTTGTCACGGAAACACCATTGATGAATGTGTAAAATTCGGAAATGATGTCTCATTGAAAGTCACCCGAAACAGTGGTTCGCAAAGCGGTTTGCCGTATCTGAAAGATTTCCTGAAGGACTAA
- a CDS encoding DUF4241 domain-containing protein, with the protein MTHLENIAKLFSKNFVESPLIETFDAGKIHLPTGKIVACDLLLTGDMAAFNEDFPVGEFEVLVHKEKESNCIAYVEIVFNANEVTNWKLATTDGQNTADLKEGEIFGYPVESGMGCFMDAETQDCLNHLEKRLFHRKGDDFMGIYEEFFHQHFFDENGAIDQFAFLKPDEEKGGNIFAFETGYGEGFYGSYIGFDNENRPAKIMTEFIEVGFVN; encoded by the coding sequence ATGACGCACCTTGAAAATATCGCGAAACTCTTCAGCAAAAATTTTGTTGAAAGTCCTTTGATTGAAACTTTCGACGCAGGAAAAATCCATCTTCCGACGGGAAAAATTGTAGCGTGCGATCTTCTGTTAACGGGAGATATGGCTGCTTTCAATGAAGATTTTCCTGTTGGCGAATTCGAAGTTTTGGTGCATAAAGAAAAAGAGTCCAACTGCATTGCTTATGTGGAAATTGTTTTCAATGCGAACGAGGTTACGAACTGGAAATTAGCGACAACCGATGGTCAGAACACGGCTGATTTGAAGGAAGGCGAAATTTTCGGCTATCCCGTGGAAAGCGGAATGGGGTGCTTTATGGATGCAGAAACTCAGGATTGCTTGAATCATTTGGAAAAAAGATTGTTCCACCGAAAAGGCGATGACTTTATGGGGATTTACGAGGAGTTTTTCCACCAACATTTTTTTGACGAAAACGGAGCAATCGACCAGTTTGCCTTCCTCAAACCTGATGAAGAAAAGGGCGGAAACATCTTCGCATTCGAAACGGGTTATGGTGAAGGTTTTTACGGAAGCTATATTGGGTTTGATAACGAAAATCGTCCGGCGAAAATTATGACGGAATTTATTGAGGTTGGCTTTGTTAATTAA
- a CDS encoding valine--tRNA ligase produces MQISDKYNPQETEQKWYSYWLENNYFHSEPNEKPPYTIVIPPPNVTGILHMGHMLNNTIQDVLVRRARMQGFNACWVPGTDHASIATEAKVVAKLKEEGINKSDISREEFLKHAWEWTDKYGGTILEQLKKLGASCDWERTRFTMEPKLSQQVIKSFVDLYNKDLVYRGYRMVNWDPEAKTNISDEEVIFKEQKGKLYYLKYKIEGTEDFLSVATTRPETIFGDTAVCINPNDERYAHLKGKNVIVPIANRVIPIIEDDYVDIEFGTGALKITPAHDTNDYEIGQRHNLQMIDSLDDDANLNQHGLHYAGKNRFEVRKLIAKELEEKGLLLKQEDYINKVGTSERTGAVIEPKISQQWFLKMSEIAKPALDVVMNDEVKFHPEKFKNTYKHWMENIRDWNISRQLWWGQQIPAYYYGSGENDFVVAENIEDALALAKQKTRNPELETRNLKQDEDALDTWFSSWLWPISVFDGMLDPENKDINYYYPTSDLVTGPDIIFFWVARMIMAGLEYRKEVPFKNVYFTGIVRDKQRRKMSKSLGNSPDPIELIDKYGADGVRVGILLSSAAGNDLLFDEDLMLQGRNFATKIWNAYKLIQGWKKNETLQPNSSDKQAIEWFGNQMDKTITEIADQFEKFRISDALHLVYKLIWDDFCSWYLEAIKPNFGEPISAEVYHKSIEYFEELMKLLHPFMPFLSEELWQNISARTPENALVISQQKKADSFNSELIKNFETSKELISGVRNYRQSKGISPREEVEVFTNTDSFANEELVKKLANISEIHFAQKTDKPSFTFLVGATEISIPLSENLDLAEEKSKTEEELKYLKGFLISVEKKLSNEKFMAGAPQQVVDNELKKQKDAQEKIALLEEKLKTL; encoded by the coding sequence ATGCAGATTTCGGACAAATATAATCCCCAGGAAACTGAACAGAAATGGTACAGTTACTGGTTGGAGAACAATTACTTTCATTCTGAACCCAACGAAAAGCCGCCATACACCATCGTTATTCCACCGCCAAACGTAACTGGGATTCTTCACATGGGACATATGCTGAACAATACAATTCAGGATGTTTTGGTTCGCCGCGCAAGAATGCAGGGTTTCAACGCTTGCTGGGTTCCCGGAACGGATCACGCTTCGATTGCGACTGAAGCAAAAGTCGTGGCAAAACTGAAAGAGGAAGGAATCAACAAGTCCGATATTTCAAGAGAAGAATTCTTGAAACATGCATGGGAATGGACCGACAAATACGGTGGAACAATCTTGGAACAACTCAAGAAACTCGGCGCTTCCTGCGACTGGGAAAGAACGCGGTTCACGATGGAACCCAAGCTTTCGCAGCAGGTAATCAAATCTTTTGTAGATCTTTACAATAAAGATCTGGTTTATCGCGGTTACCGAATGGTAAATTGGGATCCGGAAGCCAAAACCAATATTTCTGACGAGGAAGTTATCTTTAAAGAACAGAAAGGAAAACTCTATTATTTAAAATATAAAATTGAAGGAACGGAGGATTTTCTTTCTGTAGCAACAACTCGTCCTGAAACCATTTTCGGCGACACCGCGGTTTGCATTAATCCTAATGATGAAAGATATGCTCATTTAAAAGGAAAAAATGTGATCGTTCCCATCGCGAATCGCGTGATCCCTATAATTGAGGATGATTATGTGGATATTGAATTCGGAACGGGTGCACTGAAAATCACTCCTGCTCACGACACAAATGACTACGAAATTGGGCAACGTCACAACCTGCAGATGATCGATTCCTTGGATGATGACGCCAATCTCAATCAGCACGGACTTCACTACGCAGGCAAAAACCGTTTCGAAGTACGAAAGCTCATCGCCAAAGAACTGGAGGAAAAAGGATTATTGCTAAAGCAGGAAGATTATATCAACAAAGTGGGAACCTCCGAAAGAACTGGTGCCGTAATCGAGCCGAAAATTTCGCAGCAGTGGTTCCTGAAAATGTCGGAAATCGCTAAACCAGCATTGGATGTGGTGATGAACGACGAGGTGAAATTCCATCCTGAAAAATTCAAGAACACCTATAAACACTGGATGGAAAACATCCGCGACTGGAATATTTCCCGACAGCTTTGGTGGGGACAGCAAATTCCGGCGTATTACTATGGTAGTGGAGAAAACGATTTTGTGGTTGCCGAAAATATCGAAGATGCTTTGGCTTTAGCCAAACAAAAAACTCGAAACCCGGAACTCGAAACTCGAAACTTAAAGCAGGATGAAGATGCGCTCGATACCTGGTTTTCTTCGTGGTTGTGGCCGATTTCGGTGTTCGACGGAATGCTCGATCCCGAGAATAAAGACATTAATTATTACTACCCGACTTCGGATTTGGTAACGGGTCCCGATATTATTTTCTTCTGGGTTGCAAGAATGATTATGGCCGGTTTGGAATACCGAAAAGAGGTTCCTTTTAAAAATGTTTATTTCACGGGAATCGTTCGCGACAAGCAAAGACGCAAAATGTCGAAGTCGCTCGGAAACTCACCCGATCCAATTGAACTCATTGACAAATACGGTGCAGACGGAGTTCGCGTAGGAATTTTACTGAGTTCCGCTGCAGGAAACGACCTGCTTTTCGATGAAGACCTGATGTTGCAAGGAAGAAATTTTGCCACCAAAATCTGGAACGCCTACAAACTGATCCAGGGTTGGAAAAAAAACGAAACGCTGCAACCCAACAGCTCCGACAAACAGGCCATCGAATGGTTTGGAAACCAAATGGACAAAACCATCACCGAAATTGCAGACCAGTTCGAAAAATTCAGAATTTCTGATGCGCTGCACTTGGTGTATAAACTGATCTGGGACGATTTCTGTTCTTGGTATCTGGAAGCGATCAAACCCAATTTCGGCGAACCGATTTCGGCGGAAGTTTATCATAAATCGATCGAATATTTTGAGGAATTAATGAAACTGCTGCATCCGTTCATGCCGTTTTTGTCGGAAGAGCTTTGGCAGAATATTTCCGCAAGAACTCCTGAAAACGCATTGGTCATTTCGCAACAAAAGAAAGCTGATAGCTTTAATAGTGAATTGATTAAAAATTTCGAAACTTCTAAGGAACTGATTTCTGGAGTGCGGAATTACCGACAGTCAAAAGGAATTTCACCAAGGGAAGAAGTGGAGGTTTTTACCAACACCGACTCTTTTGCCAATGAAGAATTAGTGAAAAAGCTGGCGAATATTTCTGAAATCCATTTTGCGCAGAAAACCGACAAACCGAGTTTCACCTTTTTAGTTGGAGCCACGGAAATCTCAATTCCTCTGAGTGAAAACCTTGATTTGGCAGAAGAAAAATCCAAAACCGAGGAAGAACTCAAATACCTGAAAGGATTCCTGATTTCAGTTGAGAAGAAACTTTCCAACGAGAAATTTATGGCAGGAGCTCCGCAACAGGTAGTGGATAACGAACTGAAAAAACAGAAAGACGCGCAGGAAAAAATCGCACTTCTGGAGGAGAAACTGAAAACGCTTTAG
- a CDS encoding DUF1573 domain-containing protein, which translates to MKKIFAALFITASFAFASAQTISFDKTTYDYGTVKNGSDGHRMFTVKNTGDKPLIISRVQASCGCTTPEWSQDPIMPGKTAQLKVGYNTTITGPFTKLIEVFSNDPQNSRSVINIKGTVEAPAQAQGQMMEMKSSEVATAKTAVLQPMQAARAEVAVKAEPAQKATKKTARKAAAK; encoded by the coding sequence ATGAAAAAGATTTTCGCAGCACTTTTCATTACTGCATCATTTGCTTTCGCTTCGGCGCAAACCATTTCATTCGACAAAACGACTTACGATTACGGAACAGTAAAAAATGGATCCGACGGACACAGAATGTTTACCGTGAAGAATACAGGAGACAAACCTCTGATCATTTCCAGAGTTCAGGCATCTTGTGGATGTACCACACCGGAATGGAGCCAGGATCCTATTATGCCAGGAAAAACAGCACAGTTAAAAGTGGGTTACAACACCACTATTACCGGACCCTTCACTAAATTGATCGAAGTTTTTTCTAATGACCCTCAAAACAGCAGATCAGTTATCAACATCAAAGGAACTGTTGAGGCCCCTGCGCAAGCACAAGGTCAGATGATGGAAATGAAGTCAAGTGAAGTTGCGACTGCGAAAACTGCTGTGTTGCAACCAATGCAAGCTGCAAGAGCAGAGGTCGCTGTAAAAGCAGAGCCAGCGCAAAAAGCAACAAAGAAAACTGCAAGAAAAGCTGCCGCAAAATAA
- a CDS encoding polyphosphate kinase 2 family protein codes for MDLDFTDNFVVKGKFSIKNADTEYTGKLTKEEGQKMLQDEKVKLRKLQERLYADGSKSLLIVIQAMDAAGKDSLVEHVFGGVNPQGCEVTSFKAPSTKEYSHDFLWRQYLALPAKGKIGIFNRSHYESVLVCKVHPEYNLSEKVWKSIDDFDDKFWENRYESIRNFEKHLAQNGTTIVKIFLNVSKKEQKKRFIDRIDEQEKNWKFSMGDLPERALWDKYMKAYEEAISETSKDYAPWFAIPADDKWFARVAVIQIIIDALTGMDLKYPVLSDKDRESLQEAKQQLLNE; via the coding sequence ATGGATTTGGATTTCACCGATAACTTTGTTGTAAAAGGAAAGTTCTCAATTAAAAACGCTGATACCGAATACACAGGGAAATTAACCAAAGAAGAAGGGCAAAAAATGCTGCAGGATGAAAAAGTTAAGCTGCGCAAATTGCAGGAACGGCTTTATGCTGATGGAAGCAAATCCCTCCTCATTGTTATCCAGGCAATGGATGCGGCCGGAAAAGACTCACTGGTTGAACACGTTTTTGGAGGAGTGAATCCACAAGGTTGTGAAGTGACCAGCTTCAAAGCACCAAGTACCAAAGAATATTCTCACGATTTTCTTTGGCGCCAGTATCTTGCACTTCCTGCTAAGGGAAAGATTGGGATATTCAACAGAAGTCATTATGAAAGTGTCCTGGTTTGTAAAGTTCATCCGGAATACAACCTCAGCGAGAAAGTTTGGAAATCCATTGACGATTTCGACGACAAGTTCTGGGAAAACCGATACGAAAGCATCAGAAATTTCGAAAAACACCTCGCTCAAAACGGAACGACGATTGTAAAAATCTTCTTGAATGTCTCTAAAAAAGAACAGAAGAAAAGGTTTATTGACCGAATCGACGAGCAGGAAAAAAACTGGAAATTCTCGATGGGAGATTTACCGGAGCGTGCATTGTGGGATAAATACATGAAGGCATATGAAGAAGCCATCAGCGAAACCTCGAAAGATTATGCACCGTGGTTTGCGATTCCCGCCGATGATAAGTGGTTTGCGAGAGTAGCAGTAATACAAATTATTATTGACGCGTTGACCGGAATGGACCTGAAATATCCCGTGCTTTCCGACAAGGACCGCGAATCGCTACAAGAAGCCAAACAGCAGTTGCTGAACGAGTAA
- a CDS encoding mechanosensitive ion channel family protein: MDYFSVVSAVLERWYLKFAQFTPKLIVGIIIFSFFLIASSFLSKVAVRIFNRLFPKSRRFDTVASLVGFFRFMILLFGTFITLEVMGLSGFFLKLLGSLGVAGIIAGVALKDLVSSMFSGILVGMDKSFKVGDLVQISNITGTVEEIGFLTTKIIADDGKKVYLPNQLIFNSPFINFTASGDRKIFIDIEIPNTQDLEKSKRVIYDEVSKFEFVDQSRKPQVILLKQNLGIFTIEGQFWIRSGLNIQEVRSEALLKIKQRLDSEGISMVNPVATNPGNL, encoded by the coding sequence ATGGATTATTTTAGTGTAGTTTCCGCGGTTCTTGAAAGGTGGTATCTCAAGTTTGCCCAGTTTACCCCAAAACTGATCGTGGGGATTATTATTTTCTCCTTTTTTTTGATCGCGAGCAGTTTCCTAAGCAAAGTCGCTGTACGCATTTTTAACCGCCTGTTTCCGAAAAGCAGAAGATTCGATACCGTTGCCTCCTTAGTTGGATTTTTTAGATTTATGATCCTCCTTTTCGGCACATTTATCACGCTTGAAGTAATGGGACTCAGCGGATTTTTTCTGAAACTTCTTGGAAGTTTGGGTGTTGCAGGGATTATTGCCGGTGTTGCCTTAAAGGATTTGGTATCGTCGATGTTCTCGGGGATTTTGGTAGGGATGGACAAATCATTCAAAGTCGGTGATCTCGTGCAAATAAGCAATATCACGGGAACAGTGGAGGAAATAGGTTTTTTGACTACCAAAATTATCGCTGATGACGGCAAGAAAGTGTATTTACCCAACCAACTCATCTTCAACTCGCCTTTTATCAATTTCACAGCTTCGGGAGACCGGAAAATTTTCATCGATATTGAAATTCCAAACACGCAGGATCTGGAGAAGTCAAAACGTGTGATTTACGATGAAGTATCGAAATTTGAATTTGTTGATCAATCAAGAAAACCGCAGGTAATTCTATTGAAACAAAACTTGGGAATTTTCACGATCGAGGGACAGTTTTGGATTCGCTCTGGACTTAATATCCAGGAAGTGAGGAGTGAGGCATTACTCAAAATTAAGCAACGACTGGATTCCGAGGGAATTTCTATGGTGAATCCTGTAGCTACTAATCCAGGAAACCTTTAA
- a CDS encoding thermonuclease family protein, whose translation MNKSFLLLLLFFATLIPAKFANADQNSVVLKVKIIGVKDGDTVEALYYQFPMSVRLEHIDAPEKRQPFGTKSKERLSDLCFGKNATIISNGRNGSYDSRGRLIAEIFLEDGTNVNKEMVKFGLAWHYKKYSSDADYARLEETAKKNKLGLWSDPNSVSPWSFRK comes from the coding sequence ATGAACAAATCATTTCTTCTCTTATTACTATTTTTCGCAACATTAATTCCAGCAAAATTTGCTAACGCGGATCAGAATAGCGTCGTGTTGAAAGTAAAAATAATCGGGGTAAAAGACGGCGATACTGTTGAAGCACTCTACTACCAATTTCCAATGAGCGTCCGTTTGGAACATATCGACGCACCCGAGAAAAGACAGCCATTCGGAACAAAATCCAAAGAACGGCTTTCCGACCTTTGTTTTGGAAAAAATGCGACCATTATCAGTAATGGGAGAAACGGTTCTTATGATTCAAGAGGGAGACTGATTGCCGAAATTTTTCTGGAAGACGGCACCAATGTCAATAAAGAAATGGTGAAATTTGGTTTAGCTTGGCATTACAAAAAATACTCTTCCGATGCAGATTATGCCCGACTTGAAGAAACTGCCAAGAAAAATAAACTCGGTTTGTGGAGCGACCCCAATTCGGTTTCCCCATGGAGTTTCAGAAAATAG